Proteins encoded in a region of the Devosia sp. RR2S18 genome:
- a CDS encoding aspartate kinase, which yields MTTPAHTVEKIGGTSMSRSHELLETVLIGGRSADTLYNRVFVVSAYAGMTNSLLEHKKTGEPGVYALFANAESGWQWGDALSAVAKEMVEKNAEIFADPSSRDLADKFIRERIEGVRSCLIDLSRLCSFGHFQLASHLLTVREMLSSLGEAQSAYNTALLLRQHGVNARFVDLTGWRQDEERPLDEHIRAQFDGIDLAREMPIVTGYAQCIEQLMKTYDRGYSEVTLSRVAVVTGAAEAIIHKEFHLSSADPKIVGSDRVRVIGETNYDVADQLSNMGMEAIHPRAAKSLRQAGIPLRVKNAFEPEHPGTVIRSDLPARTPGAEIVTGLSGVFALQFHDQDMVGVKGYDAKILDALTRHKVWIISKTSNANTITHYLKGSMKAIRRVESDLSEAFPTSSIALRKLAIVSAIGRDLRGAGVLSRAIAALDHAGIEPIGITDMIRKVDLQVMVEEDQFETAIAALHQGLVEERVARRTEMKRVA from the coding sequence TTGACCACCCCAGCCCACACAGTCGAAAAGATCGGCGGCACCTCCATGTCGCGCAGCCACGAACTGCTGGAGACGGTTCTCATCGGCGGCCGCTCTGCCGACACGCTCTACAACCGTGTCTTTGTTGTCTCGGCCTATGCTGGCATGACCAACAGCCTGCTCGAGCACAAAAAGACCGGAGAGCCGGGCGTCTATGCACTGTTTGCCAATGCGGAATCGGGTTGGCAATGGGGTGATGCGCTCTCGGCCGTTGCCAAGGAGATGGTGGAAAAGAATGCCGAAATCTTCGCCGATCCATCAAGCCGCGACTTGGCCGACAAGTTTATTCGCGAGCGGATCGAGGGCGTGCGCTCTTGTCTGATCGACCTGTCGCGGCTCTGTTCCTTCGGGCATTTCCAGCTGGCGTCACACCTGCTGACCGTGCGGGAGATGCTGTCTTCGTTGGGTGAAGCGCAGTCGGCCTACAACACTGCGCTGCTACTGCGGCAGCATGGGGTAAATGCCCGTTTCGTTGACCTCACCGGCTGGCGACAGGACGAGGAGCGGCCTCTCGACGAGCACATTCGCGCGCAGTTCGATGGCATTGACCTCGCCCGCGAGATGCCGATCGTCACCGGTTACGCCCAATGCATCGAGCAGTTAATGAAGACCTATGACCGTGGCTACTCCGAGGTGACATTGTCGCGAGTGGCGGTGGTGACCGGCGCTGCCGAAGCGATCATCCACAAGGAGTTCCACCTCTCCTCGGCCGATCCCAAGATTGTGGGCTCCGACCGGGTGCGGGTGATCGGTGAGACTAATTACGACGTGGCCGACCAGCTCTCGAATATGGGCATGGAGGCCATCCACCCCCGCGCGGCCAAGTCGTTGCGCCAAGCCGGTATTCCGCTGCGCGTCAAAAACGCCTTCGAGCCGGAGCATCCAGGCACTGTGATCCGTTCGGATTTGCCCGCACGCACGCCTGGCGCCGAGATCGTAACCGGCCTATCGGGTGTTTTCGCATTGCAGTTCCACGACCAGGATATGGTTGGGGTCAAGGGATATGACGCGAAGATCCTCGATGCGCTGACCCGGCATAAGGTCTGGATCATCTCCAAGACCTCCAACGCCAACACGATCACGCATTATCTCAAGGGATCAATGAAGGCCATCCGGCGGGTGGAGAGCGATCTGTCAGAAGCCTTCCCGACCTCGTCTATTGCCCTGCGCAAGCTTGCGATTGTGTCGGCGATTGGTCGCGACCTACGGGGTGCCGGGGTGCTCTCGCGCGCCATCGCCGCGCTTGACCATGCGGGGATCGAGCCCATCGGCATCACCGACATGATCCGCAAGGTCGACCTACAGGTGATGGTCGAAGAGGATCAGTTCGAGACGGCTATAGCGGCCCTGCACCAGGGCCTGGTAGAGGAACGGGTGGCCCGGCGGACCGAGATGAAACGCGTCGCGTAA
- the ectB gene encoding diaminobutyrate--2-oxoglutarate transaminase — MTDQIATFDRVESQVRSYSRSFPKLFNKAQGATIFDDEGTAYTDFLAGCSSLNYGHNDPDLKAALIDYISEDGIAHGLDMFTDAKEQFLEAFERLILKPRGMDYRVQFTGPTGANAVEAAIKLARKVTGRTNVISFTNGFHGVTLGALAATGNSGHRGGAGIPLHGVTRAPFDGYYGKDINTAELLDQQLSDPSGGIDAPAAIIVEPVQGEGGLNVASQGWLKKIQAIAKKHGALFIIDDIQAGCGRTGTFFSFEKFGLSPDIVTMAKSLSGMGLPFAITLLKPQHDIWKPAEHNGTFRGNNHAFVTARAALDKFWADGAFETELAEKAEFLHRRLRSIANEYGLRVKGRGLMVGIETDSGETASAICKLCFEDRLIIETSGAHDEIVKILAPLTIDMDQFARGLDILENAFEAELGGQRAAAE; from the coding sequence ATGACTGACCAGATTGCAACATTCGACCGCGTGGAGAGCCAGGTTCGTTCCTATTCGCGCAGCTTCCCCAAGCTCTTCAACAAGGCGCAGGGCGCCACGATCTTCGATGACGAAGGCACTGCCTATACGGACTTCCTTGCGGGGTGCTCGTCGCTCAACTACGGGCACAACGATCCGGACCTCAAGGCAGCGTTGATCGACTATATCAGCGAGGACGGCATCGCTCATGGCCTCGACATGTTCACCGATGCCAAGGAGCAATTCCTCGAAGCTTTCGAGCGTCTGATCCTCAAGCCACGCGGTATGGACTATCGCGTGCAGTTCACCGGCCCTACCGGAGCCAATGCGGTAGAAGCGGCTATCAAACTGGCGCGCAAGGTAACCGGCCGCACCAATGTGATCTCCTTCACCAATGGATTTCACGGGGTGACCCTTGGTGCTTTGGCAGCGACAGGCAATTCCGGGCACCGTGGTGGCGCCGGCATTCCACTTCACGGCGTGACCCGCGCGCCGTTCGACGGCTATTACGGCAAAGACATCAACACCGCGGAACTGCTCGACCAGCAATTGTCCGACCCGTCGGGCGGCATCGATGCACCGGCCGCGATCATCGTCGAGCCCGTTCAGGGTGAAGGTGGGCTCAACGTCGCTTCACAGGGCTGGCTCAAGAAGATCCAGGCCATCGCGAAAAAGCACGGTGCGCTCTTCATCATCGATGACATTCAGGCTGGTTGTGGCCGGACGGGGACATTTTTCTCCTTTGAGAAGTTCGGCCTGTCGCCCGATATTGTCACTATGGCGAAGTCGCTGTCGGGCATGGGGCTGCCCTTCGCAATCACACTGCTCAAGCCCCAGCATGACATCTGGAAGCCGGCCGAGCACAACGGTACTTTCCGCGGTAACAATCATGCCTTCGTTACGGCCCGGGCGGCGCTCGATAAGTTCTGGGCTGACGGCGCCTTCGAAACCGAACTCGCTGAGAAGGCTGAGTTCCTGCACCGGCGCCTGCGTTCCATCGCCAATGAGTACGGGCTGCGCGTCAAGGGGCGTGGCTTGATGGTCGGCATCGAGACCGACTCGGGTGAAACCGCCTCAGCCATTTGCAAGCTCTGCTTCGAGGACCGGCTGATCATCGAGACATCGGGCGCCCATGACGAGATCGTCAAAATCCTGGCGCCCCTCACCATCGACATGGACCAGTTCGCACGAGGCCTCGACATTCTCGAGAACGCCTTCGAGGCCGAACTCGGTGGCCAGCGCGCCGCCGCGGAATAA
- a CDS encoding ABC transporter substrate-binding protein yields MKHFRAALLATALTLPLAAGAAYAATPADALVIAQNIDDIVALDPAQAYEFTAGEINTNLYDRLVQYEAEDTTQLVGGLAEDWTIDEEAKSITFTLRDTNFASGNPVRPEDVLFSFKRVVDLNLTPAFILTQLGWTPENIEEMVTVDGDTVTVRWEGDFASGFVLNVLAARPASIVDEALVMEHEVDGDLGNTWLNTNSAGSGPFVLTDYRPAEFVRMSANENYFRGAPAMKQVLIRHVAEAATQQLLLTSGDVDMAKNLTPDQIGGLAAPIKVEAYPQAAVHFLSFNQKTDELTPPAVWEAARYLVDYDGMTQSFLAGQMEKHQAFWPKGFPGSYDETPYSYDLEKAKQILEEAGITTPIEVTLDVINSTPFTDIAQSLQASFAEAGINFEIVPGTGAQVITKYRERAHEAMLLYWGPDFMDPHSNAKAFAYNSDNSDDNYQATTTWRNSWEVPAELNEMTMAALAEPDAEKRNEMYVELQQKVQESSPIVIMFQAESQVAMAENVEGYVNGATSDFVYYRLVTKD; encoded by the coding sequence ATGAAGCATTTTCGCGCAGCCCTTCTGGCTACTGCACTGACCCTGCCGCTCGCGGCCGGGGCAGCCTATGCCGCCACCCCCGCCGATGCACTGGTGATCGCCCAGAACATTGACGACATCGTCGCGCTTGATCCAGCGCAGGCCTATGAGTTTACCGCGGGGGAGATCAATACCAATCTCTATGACCGTCTGGTGCAGTATGAAGCTGAGGATACTACACAGCTGGTCGGCGGCCTCGCCGAAGACTGGACGATCGATGAAGAGGCAAAGTCGATCACCTTCACACTCCGCGACACCAACTTCGCGTCGGGCAATCCGGTTCGCCCCGAAGACGTGCTCTTCTCGTTCAAGCGTGTCGTCGATCTCAACCTCACCCCCGCTTTCATCCTGACCCAGCTTGGCTGGACGCCGGAGAATATCGAGGAGATGGTAACGGTCGACGGCGACACAGTCACCGTTCGTTGGGAGGGTGACTTCGCCTCGGGCTTCGTGCTGAACGTGCTGGCAGCGCGCCCGGCCTCCATTGTCGACGAGGCTCTGGTTATGGAGCACGAGGTCGACGGCGACTTGGGCAACACCTGGCTCAACACGAATTCTGCGGGTTCCGGCCCGTTCGTTCTGACCGACTATCGTCCGGCCGAATTCGTGCGCATGAGTGCCAATGAGAACTACTTCCGTGGCGCCCCCGCCATGAAGCAGGTGCTGATCCGCCATGTTGCCGAAGCCGCTACCCAGCAGCTCCTGCTGACGTCGGGCGACGTTGATATGGCCAAGAACCTGACTCCCGATCAGATCGGCGGCCTGGCAGCACCAATCAAGGTGGAGGCTTACCCTCAGGCGGCGGTCCACTTCCTATCGTTCAACCAAAAGACGGACGAACTTACGCCACCAGCTGTGTGGGAAGCTGCCCGCTACCTCGTGGACTACGACGGCATGACGCAGTCCTTCCTCGCCGGGCAGATGGAGAAGCATCAGGCCTTCTGGCCCAAAGGTTTTCCAGGTTCCTATGACGAGACGCCCTATAGCTACGATCTGGAGAAGGCTAAGCAGATCCTCGAAGAGGCGGGCATCACGACGCCGATCGAGGTCACCCTCGATGTGATCAACTCCACGCCCTTCACCGATATAGCCCAGTCACTGCAGGCCAGCTTCGCCGAGGCGGGGATTAACTTTGAGATCGTCCCAGGAACTGGCGCTCAGGTCATCACCAAGTATCGGGAGCGGGCGCACGAAGCCATGCTTCTCTATTGGGGCCCGGATTTCATGGATCCGCACTCCAACGCCAAGGCGTTCGCCTATAATTCGGATAATTCCGATGACAACTATCAGGCGACCACCACATGGCGGAACAGCTGGGAAGTTCCCGCCGAACTGAACGAGATGACGATGGCGGCTTTGGCCGAGCCAGATGCCGAGAAGCGCAACGAGATGTATGTCGAGCTGCAGCAGAAGGTTCAGGAAAGCTCGCCCATCGTCATCATGTTCCAGGCCGAGTCGCAGGTCGCCATGGCCGAGAACGTCGAAGGCTATGTGAACGGCGCCACTTCGGACTTCGTCTACTATCGCCTCGTCACCAAGGACTAG
- a CDS encoding cell wall hydrolase, whose protein sequence is MRLSSLLPNRASRQILSMLTVLTFTAVTATLGTTASAQAASSASEVDCLATAIYYEARGESRDGQMAVAQVILNRVADKRYPDSICGVVYQNKHKRNACQFSFACDGVPETRSETKAWNLAMEIAEKATDSEPLVAELHLATHYHANYVNPNWAPKMQKLKQIGQHIFYRG, encoded by the coding sequence ATGCGGCTTTCTTCACTTCTGCCCAATCGTGCCTCCCGCCAGATACTCTCCATGTTGACGGTGCTGACGTTTACCGCTGTTACGGCAACGCTGGGTACCACAGCCAGTGCTCAGGCTGCATCTAGTGCGAGCGAAGTCGATTGCCTGGCGACCGCAATATACTATGAAGCCCGCGGCGAGAGCCGCGATGGTCAAATGGCCGTCGCTCAGGTCATTCTCAACCGCGTTGCCGACAAGCGCTATCCTGACAGCATCTGCGGCGTCGTCTATCAGAACAAGCACAAGCGCAATGCTTGCCAGTTCTCCTTCGCCTGCGATGGCGTTCCAGAGACGCGCAGCGAAACCAAGGCCTGGAACTTGGCGATGGAGATTGCTGAAAAGGCCACTGACAGCGAGCCGCTGGTGGCTGAACTTCACCTCGCAACGCACTACCATGCCAACTATGTGAACCCGAACTGGGCTCCGAAGATGCAGAAGCTCAAGCAGATCGGGCAGCACATCTTTTATCGGGGCTAG
- the ectA gene encoding diaminobutyrate acetyltransferase encodes MQLAAQADGTPNKANDSLVLRPPRPEDGARVWQLVHETASLDDNSMYCNLLQCSHFAGTCAIAELNGAVAGWVSGYVPPEAPDTLFIWQVCVAEHARGRGLARQLIGSVLTRPACENVSNLQSTITDGNAASWALFGSLAKSLGATLGRQPHFEREGHFGGQYDTEHLVTIGPFSKGGLPVRNAA; translated from the coding sequence ATGCAATTGGCAGCCCAGGCAGACGGTACACCGAACAAGGCCAACGATTCTCTCGTGCTGCGCCCGCCGCGCCCGGAGGATGGTGCCAGGGTGTGGCAATTGGTGCATGAGACGGCTAGCCTCGATGATAACTCAATGTACTGTAATCTGCTGCAATGCAGCCATTTTGCAGGCACTTGTGCTATCGCCGAACTCAATGGCGCCGTGGCTGGGTGGGTGTCGGGCTACGTGCCGCCTGAGGCTCCTGATACTCTCTTTATCTGGCAGGTTTGCGTCGCCGAGCACGCCCGCGGCCGTGGGCTTGCCAGGCAGCTGATCGGTTCGGTCTTGACGCGCCCTGCCTGCGAGAATGTTTCGAATCTTCAAAGCACCATCACCGACGGCAACGCCGCCTCCTGGGCATTGTTCGGGTCATTAGCCAAATCCTTGGGCGCGACACTCGGCCGTCAGCCGCACTTCGAGCGCGAAGGACATTTCGGCGGCCAATACGACACCGAACACCTAGTGACCATTGGCCCCTTCTCCAAAGGCGGCCTGCCGGTGCGCAACGCCGCCTGA
- the thpD gene encoding ectoine hydroxylase, with the protein MSLATNHIADDYPTRGSTETWLERKDPVFWGNWTPEAPLTRAQVESFEKNGFLVLTNVFSEVEIAKLKDESARIRSGEIQLQADNLITEPGSNAVRTVFRLDEESTIFDRLARDERVAGRVKFLLDDDLYLHQSRLNYKPGFTGKEFYWHSDFETWHAEDGMPRMRAISASILLTDNDALNGPLMLMPGSHQHFVSCAGETPEDNHKSSLKKQEIGVPSPDALTQMANKFGIEYAAGKAGTVVLFDCNTMHGSNGNITPFPRSNAFFVYNSWSNRVVSPFAAKKPRPPFLASRDPKAPLAIEGGKIS; encoded by the coding sequence ATGTCACTCGCAACCAACCATATTGCCGACGACTATCCGACCCGCGGCAGCACCGAAACCTGGCTTGAGCGCAAGGATCCCGTATTCTGGGGCAACTGGACGCCGGAAGCGCCGTTGACCCGCGCCCAGGTCGAGAGCTTCGAGAAGAATGGCTTTCTCGTGCTCACCAACGTTTTCTCGGAGGTGGAGATCGCCAAGCTCAAGGATGAGTCGGCGCGCATCCGTTCCGGCGAGATCCAGCTGCAGGCCGACAACCTCATTACCGAGCCTGGGTCAAATGCAGTCCGCACCGTGTTTCGCCTTGATGAAGAGAGCACCATCTTCGACCGCCTCGCGCGGGACGAGAGGGTCGCCGGTCGCGTCAAGTTCCTGCTCGATGACGATCTCTACCTGCATCAGAGCCGGCTGAACTATAAGCCGGGCTTTACCGGCAAGGAGTTTTATTGGCACTCCGATTTCGAGACCTGGCATGCCGAGGATGGCATGCCACGCATGCGGGCCATTTCGGCTTCGATCCTTTTGACCGACAATGATGCGCTCAATGGTCCGCTGATGCTGATGCCCGGTTCGCACCAGCACTTCGTGTCTTGTGCAGGCGAGACGCCGGAGGATAATCATAAATCTTCGCTCAAGAAGCAGGAGATCGGTGTCCCCTCCCCCGACGCGCTAACCCAGATGGCTAACAAGTTCGGCATCGAATATGCTGCGGGCAAGGCAGGTACGGTGGTGCTCTTCGACTGCAACACCATGCACGGATCGAACGGCAACATCACGCCCTTCCCGCGCTCCAACGCGTTCTTTGTCTACAATTCGTGGTCCAATCGCGTGGTATCGCCGTTCGCCGCCAAGAAGCCGCGTCCACCCTTCCTGGCCTCACGCGATCCGAAGGCCCCGCTGGCCATCGAAGGCGGCAAGATCAGCTAA
- a CDS encoding carboxynorspermidine decarboxylase has protein sequence MQTPYYLVDKTVLLGNLEKISYLRQRSGVKCLLALKCFATWSVFDLMAEHMDGTTSSSLNEVRLGREKFGGETHAYSVAFSDDEIEAVVANCDKIIFNSVNQLTRFAGAAAGKQLGLRLNPQVSHSSFIIADPARPHSRLGEWDLDRILPVLDRISGVMIHCHCENNSFESFSEILAGIEARFGSVLEQLDWVSLGGGIHFTGENYPLEAFADRLKAFSERWNVQVYLEPGEAAITNSTTLEVTVLDILNNGKDLAVVDSSIEAHMLDLLIYRLEAKVLPNRGGHSYMVCGKSCLAGDIFGEFQFEQPLAVGQRISILDAGGYTMVKKNWFNGVQMPSIAVRELDGRVRLVKSFTYTDYVDSLS, from the coding sequence TTGCAGACGCCTTATTACCTCGTCGACAAGACGGTACTTCTTGGGAACCTTGAGAAAATATCGTATTTGCGTCAGAGGTCGGGCGTCAAATGCCTGCTGGCGCTCAAGTGCTTCGCCACTTGGTCGGTGTTTGACCTCATGGCCGAGCACATGGACGGGACGACGTCCTCCTCGCTCAACGAAGTTCGCCTTGGCCGTGAGAAGTTCGGCGGCGAGACCCACGCCTATTCCGTCGCTTTTTCGGATGACGAAATAGAGGCGGTCGTCGCCAATTGCGACAAGATCATCTTCAACTCGGTCAATCAGCTGACCCGCTTCGCCGGCGCTGCAGCCGGCAAACAGCTCGGCCTGCGGCTCAACCCGCAAGTGAGCCACTCCAGTTTCATCATCGCCGACCCGGCTCGTCCACACAGCCGCTTGGGTGAATGGGATTTGGACCGCATCCTTCCGGTGCTCGATCGAATCTCGGGTGTGATGATCCACTGTCACTGCGAGAACAACAGTTTCGAGAGCTTCTCCGAGATACTGGCCGGCATCGAAGCGCGCTTCGGCAGCGTCCTCGAACAACTCGACTGGGTCAGCCTGGGCGGCGGTATTCACTTCACCGGCGAAAACTATCCGCTCGAGGCCTTCGCCGATCGGCTCAAGGCCTTCTCGGAGCGCTGGAATGTCCAAGTTTATCTCGAGCCCGGTGAGGCCGCGATTACCAATTCGACGACGCTAGAGGTCACCGTTCTCGATATCTTGAACAACGGCAAGGACTTGGCAGTCGTTGACTCTTCGATCGAAGCGCATATGCTCGATCTTTTGATCTACCGCCTCGAAGCCAAGGTCCTACCGAACCGGGGCGGTCATAGTTACATGGTGTGCGGCAAGTCATGTCTTGCCGGTGACATCTTTGGGGAGTTCCAGTTCGAACAGCCATTGGCGGTCGGCCAGCGCATCTCAATTCTGGATGCGGGCGGCTATACCATGGTGAAAAAGAACTGGTTCAACGGCGTTCAGATGCCCTCTATAGCCGTGAGGGAACTGGACGGTCGGGTGCGGCTCGTCAAGAGCTTCACCTACACGGACTACGTCGATAGCCTCTCTTGA
- a CDS encoding M24 family metallopeptidase — protein sequence MNAHLSTRMANLRARMEATGTDLVAIGPSSHMLWLADLSPHGDERPVLLLVSQSFAGILMPALNVDSARQHTDLPFFPWADADGPQPALEELIDAAGVPRISPSIVLDETMRADFALLLLDALPGASRRFTEDTVGYLRSRKDADEYERLKASALLNDRAMEAGFAALRPGITETEVATVIRDFYKANGATTEFCSVCFGANGAFPHHHTGNTKLAPGDAVLIDTGGRIGGYPSDMTRVGYLGSAPKGYQEVHSILERAVNAAIKAAKPGVPASVVDKAARDIITAAGYGPNFLHRTGHGLGVDIHEAPYITASSETVLDEGMVFSIEPGIYLQGRFGLRLEEIVIIRNGVAEVLSEMPRTTVSA from the coding sequence ATGAACGCCCATCTCTCCACGCGCATGGCAAATCTGCGCGCCCGCATGGAAGCTACCGGTACCGATCTCGTCGCCATCGGCCCCTCGAGCCATATGCTTTGGCTCGCTGACCTCTCGCCGCATGGCGATGAGCGTCCCGTCTTGCTGCTGGTGAGCCAGAGCTTTGCTGGAATCCTTATGCCCGCGCTCAATGTCGACAGTGCGCGCCAGCACACCGATCTTCCTTTCTTTCCGTGGGCCGACGCCGACGGGCCGCAGCCGGCGCTCGAGGAACTGATCGACGCGGCGGGCGTGCCTCGCATCAGTCCTTCCATCGTGCTTGACGAAACCATGCGCGCCGATTTTGCGCTACTGCTGCTCGATGCGCTTCCCGGCGCTTCCCGCCGGTTTACCGAGGATACGGTCGGCTATCTCCGCTCACGCAAAGATGCGGACGAATATGAGCGGCTCAAGGCGAGTGCTCTGCTCAATGACCGCGCCATGGAAGCGGGCTTTGCCGCACTACGTCCCGGCATCACTGAAACGGAAGTCGCCACCGTTATCCGCGACTTCTATAAGGCCAACGGCGCCACCACCGAGTTCTGCAGCGTCTGCTTCGGTGCAAACGGCGCCTTTCCCCATCACCACACCGGCAACACCAAGTTGGCACCCGGCGACGCGGTGCTGATCGACACTGGCGGCCGTATTGGCGGGTATCCCTCGGATATGACGCGTGTGGGCTATCTTGGCTCGGCGCCCAAAGGCTACCAGGAGGTTCATTCGATACTGGAGCGGGCCGTTAATGCGGCGATTAAGGCCGCCAAGCCGGGTGTGCCGGCGAGTGTGGTGGACAAAGCCGCCCGCGACATCATCACCGCGGCCGGCTATGGCCCCAATTTCCTCCACCGTACCGGCCACGGCTTGGGCGTCGACATCCACGAAGCCCCCTACATCACCGCCAGCAGTGAGACGGTGTTGGATGAAGGCATGGTGTTTTCGATCGAGCCTGGGATTTACCTCCAGGGTCGGTTCGGGCTGCGCCTTGAGGAGATTGTCATCATCCGCAACGGGGTGGCGGAAGTCCTATCAGAGATGCCGAGAACAACGGTATCCGCTTAG
- a CDS encoding ectoine synthase — MIVRNLNDARKGERLVNSNGWDSTRLLLAGDNMGFSFHITRIHAGTSHEFHYKHHFESVYCISGNGEIEDLATGEVHQIEPGVMYALNLNDKHRLTARDEMVMACCFNPPVTGTEVHREDGSYAPAELAETA, encoded by the coding sequence ATGATCGTTCGTAATCTCAATGACGCCCGCAAGGGTGAGCGCCTCGTCAATTCCAACGGCTGGGACTCCACCAGACTGCTGCTCGCCGGCGATAATATGGGCTTCTCGTTCCACATCACCCGCATCCATGCGGGTACCAGCCACGAGTTCCACTACAAGCACCACTTCGAGAGCGTCTACTGCATCTCGGGTAATGGCGAGATCGAGGATCTAGCGACTGGCGAAGTCCACCAGATCGAGCCTGGCGTGATGTACGCGCTCAACCTCAATGACAAGCACCGGCTCACGGCCCGCGACGAGATGGTGATGGCCTGCTGCTTCAATCCGCCGGTGACGGGCACCGAAGTGCACCGCGAGGACGGCTCCTACGCGCCGGCAGAACTTGCAGAAACCGCTTAA
- a CDS encoding helix-turn-helix domain-containing protein, whose protein sequence is MAAVPAMKAEEGHPKVGALIRARRRQQQMTLMDLGESAEVSVGYLSQVERDHATPSLGTLAQIARALGVSIDYFIAAPATHTALTRASERNRFSVDGSSMIYERLGADFPGNQLSSFVMTVPPGYRSETVAHEGEEILFVLEGSIMQRLDGEDMVMNAGDSLHFRGNRPHSWSNHTDQPARLLWTGTLALFRSTARPTRQLPDKVKTGTPKPAKNKKMVKPMEKR, encoded by the coding sequence ATGGCGGCAGTACCGGCGATGAAAGCAGAGGAGGGGCATCCCAAAGTGGGTGCGCTGATCCGTGCGCGTCGCCGCCAGCAGCAGATGACCCTGATGGATTTGGGAGAGTCTGCAGAGGTTTCGGTGGGCTATCTGAGCCAGGTAGAGCGGGATCACGCTACGCCCTCACTGGGCACGCTGGCGCAGATCGCGCGAGCGCTTGGCGTCAGCATCGATTACTTCATCGCCGCGCCGGCCACCCACACCGCACTGACCCGGGCCAGTGAACGCAACCGCTTCTCGGTGGATGGCTCATCGATGATCTACGAGCGGCTCGGGGCTGACTTCCCTGGCAATCAGCTCAGCAGTTTCGTAATGACAGTGCCGCCGGGCTACCGCTCGGAAACTGTCGCGCACGAGGGCGAGGAGATCCTCTTCGTGCTTGAGGGTTCCATCATGCAGCGCCTCGACGGCGAGGATATGGTGATGAACGCCGGCGACAGTTTGCATTTCCGCGGCAATCGCCCCCATTCGTGGTCCAATCACACCGATCAGCCAGCGCGCCTGCTTTGGACCGGCACGCTCGCTTTGTTCCGCTCGACGGCTCGGCCCACGCGCCAGCTACCAGACAAGGTAAAAACCGGCACCCCAAAACCGGCCAAGAATAAGAAAATGGTCAAACCAATGGAGAAACGCTGA
- a CDS encoding MarR family winged helix-turn-helix transcriptional regulator, whose translation MEARTRSALSAMRKILRVTELNSKALMRETGLTPSQLIFMQLLEEGSEHTAGHIAARMGITQATTTALIQKLEAQGMILRRKGESDRRQVWLSLTDAGRRVLAIAPDGAHARFHQQFSGLPEWEQLMLLSALERVAAMLGQEDIDAAAVLDSSARLIADPEPN comes from the coding sequence TTGGAAGCTCGGACCAGATCTGCCCTTTCGGCCATGCGCAAGATACTGCGGGTAACCGAGCTCAACTCCAAGGCGCTGATGCGCGAGACCGGCCTCACACCATCCCAGCTCATTTTCATGCAGCTTCTGGAGGAGGGGAGTGAACATACAGCTGGTCACATTGCCGCTCGCATGGGCATCACCCAGGCTACGACGACAGCGCTGATCCAGAAACTGGAAGCGCAAGGCATGATCTTGCGCCGCAAAGGTGAGAGCGATCGACGTCAGGTGTGGCTGTCCCTAACGGATGCGGGCCGCCGTGTTCTCGCTATAGCGCCGGACGGAGCGCATGCACGCTTTCATCAGCAGTTCAGCGGCTTGCCGGAATGGGAGCAGTTGATGCTGCTCTCAGCGCTTGAACGCGTGGCTGCGATGCTAGGGCAAGAGGATATCGATGCAGCGGCTGTGCTTGACTCATCCGCTCGTCTGATAGCCGATCCCGAACCAAACTAA